In Kiritimatiellia bacterium, a genomic segment contains:
- the ssb gene encoding single-stranded DNA-binding protein: MEGDTVMVAVNSVILAGNVTRDPEIRRTKSGESVMDLGMAINEQYKGKDGQAVQSVCFVDVAVWGRQAESCAQYLTKGVPVMVEGKLQFDQWKTEEGEKRSKLRVRAQRVMFLGGPSQSTDEAADEEKKAPVRPDRAAPARSSAR; the protein is encoded by the coding sequence ATGGAAGGAGACACGGTCATGGTGGCGGTCAACAGTGTGATCCTGGCGGGCAACGTAACGCGCGATCCGGAGATTCGGCGCACGAAATCCGGGGAGTCCGTGATGGACCTGGGCATGGCGATCAACGAGCAGTACAAAGGCAAGGATGGGCAGGCGGTGCAGTCCGTGTGCTTCGTCGACGTGGCCGTCTGGGGGCGGCAGGCGGAGAGCTGCGCGCAGTACCTGACCAAGGGCGTGCCGGTCATGGTCGAGGGGAAGCTCCAGTTCGACCAGTGGAAGACGGAGGAGGGTGAAAAGCGGTCGAAGTTGAGAGTCCGGGCCCAGCGGGTGATGTTCCTCGGCGGCCCGAGCCAGTCGACGGACGAAGCGGCCGACGAAGAGAAGAAGGCGCCCGTGCGGCCGGATCGTGCGGCGCCGGCGCGGAGTTCCGCCCGGTAG
- a CDS encoding KTSC domain-containing protein, producing MAASGKMIGIVAGAVVVLLLVACGGLVFLNQQQAQRAAGLEDAVLKTAAAAGIEDLTPEGLKDAAALQRVQDTVQAQRQELGTTKEALTTAGTEAANAKAEAAAQVQKAQEQAARVTELTEQMAAKDTELSTAKAAAAKAEQEKTALQQETAKLKADAEAAQKKLAEIEAAAAPAATGGEGEAAVEVAGAAEEPAVAAEAAEEPAEEPEPAGRDIGKSEMFRSIKYTAADQVLVLKLADGQKLTYKDVPETVYGGMLNSTDIDKYYRFKIQGVFSSTPEDKQAIRDFWRNINNRPVRGDLKVIE from the coding sequence ATGGCGGCATCAGGCAAAATGATCGGTATCGTGGCTGGCGCGGTGGTGGTGCTCCTGCTGGTGGCCTGCGGGGGCCTGGTCTTTCTGAACCAGCAGCAGGCCCAACGGGCGGCCGGGCTGGAGGACGCCGTTCTCAAGACCGCCGCGGCCGCGGGCATCGAGGATCTGACACCCGAAGGCCTGAAGGATGCCGCCGCGCTGCAACGCGTACAGGACACGGTCCAGGCCCAGCGCCAGGAACTGGGCACGACCAAGGAGGCCCTGACGACGGCCGGCACCGAGGCGGCGAACGCCAAGGCGGAAGCCGCGGCGCAGGTCCAGAAGGCGCAGGAACAAGCGGCCAGGGTGACCGAGCTGACGGAGCAAATGGCCGCGAAGGACACTGAACTTTCCACGGCCAAGGCCGCGGCGGCGAAGGCCGAACAGGAGAAAACAGCGCTCCAGCAGGAAACCGCCAAGCTGAAAGCCGATGCGGAAGCCGCGCAGAAGAAGCTCGCGGAAATCGAGGCCGCCGCCGCGCCTGCCGCGACCGGGGGCGAAGGCGAGGCGGCCGTCGAAGTCGCGGGCGCCGCGGAGGAACCCGCGGTCGCCGCCGAGGCGGCGGAAGAACCCGCGGAGGAACCGGAACCCGCGGGCCGCGACATCGGGAAATCCGAGATGTTCCGCAGCATCAAGTACACCGCCGCCGACCAGGTGCTCGTGCTGAAACTGGCCGACGGGCAGAAGCTGACCTACAAGGACGTCCCCGAGACCGTCTACGGGGGGATGCTCAACTCCACGGACATCGACAAGTATTACCGCTTCAAGATCCAGGGCGTCTTCTCCAGTACCCCGGAAGACAAGCAGGCCATCCGCGACTTCTGGCGCAACATCAATAACAGGCCCGTCCGCGGCGATCTCAAGGTCATCGAATAG